In a single window of the Mus musculus strain C57BL/6J chromosome 6, GRCm38.p6 C57BL/6J genome:
- the Lrrc4 gene encoding leucine-rich repeat-containing protein 4 precursor, which yields MKLLWQVTVHHTWNAVLLPVVYLTAQVWILCAAIAAAASAGPQNCPSVCSCSNQFSKVVCTRRGLSEVPQGIPSNTRYLNLMENNIQMIQADTFRHLHHLEVLQLGRNSIRQIEVGAFNGLASLNTLELFDNWLTVIPSGAFEYLSKLRELWLRNNPIESIPSYAFNRVPSLMRLDLGELKKLEYISEGAFEGLFNLKYLNLGMCNIKDMPNLTPLVGLEELEMSGNHFPEIRPGSFHGLSSLKKLWVMNSQVSLIERNAFDGLASLVELNLAHNNLSSLPHDLFTPLRYLVELHLHHNPWNCDCDILWLAWWLREYIPTNSTCCGRCHAPMHMRGRYLVEVDQAAFQCSAPFIMDAPRDLNISEDRMAELKCRTPPMSSVKWLLPNGTVLSHASRHPRISVLNDGTLNFSRVLLIDTGVYTCMVTNVAGNSNASAYLNVSSAELNTPNFSFFTTVTVETTEISPEDITRKYKPVPTTSTGYQPAYTTSTTVLIQTTRVPKQVPVPSTDTTDKMQTSLDEVMKTTKIIIGCFVAVTLLAAAMLIVFYKLRKRHQQRSTVTAARTVEIIQVDEDIPAAAPAAATAAPSGVSGEGAVVLPTIHDHINYNTYKPAHGAHWTENSLGNSLHPTVTTISEPYIIQTHTKDKVQETQI from the coding sequence ATGAAGCTCTTGTGGCAGGTAACTGTGCACCACACCTGGAATGCCGTCCTGCTTCCCGTCGTCTACCTCACGGCGCAAGTGTGGATTCTGTGTGCAGCCATCGCTGCTGCCGCTTCAGCCGGGCCCCAAAACTGCCCCTCCGTCTGTTCCTGCAGTAACCAGTTCAGCAAGGTGGTGTGCACCCGCCGGGGACTCTCTGAGGTCCCACAGGGTATTCCTTCCAACACCCGGTATCTCAACCTCATGGAAAACAACATCCAGATGATTCAGGCCGACACCTTCAGGCACCTCCATCACCTGGAGGTCCTGCAGCTGGGCAGGAACTCCATCAGGCAGATAGAGGTGGGGGCCTTCAATGGCCTCGCCAGTCTCAACACTCTGGAACTGTTCGACAACTGGCTGACAGTCATCCCCAGTGGGGCCTTTGAGTACCTGTCCAAACTGCGGGAGCTCTGGCTGCGAAACAATCCCATTGAGAGCATCCCTTCTTATGCCTTCAACCGGGTGCCCTCCCTCATGCGTCTGGACTTGggggaactcaagaagctggagtaTATCTCTGAGGGGGCTTTTGAGGGGCTGTTCAACCTCAAGTACCTGAACTTGGGCATGTGCAACATTAAGGATATGCCCAATCTTACACCCCTGGTGGGGCTCGAGGAGCTTGAGATGTCAGGGAACCACTTTCCTGAGATCAGGCCTGGGTCCTTCCATGGCCTAAGCTCCCTCAAAAAACTGTGGGTgatgaactcacaggtcagcctgatTGAGCGGAATGCTTTTGACGGACTGGCTTCCCTCGTGGAACTCAACTTAGCCCACAATAACCTCTCATCTTTGCCCCATGACCTCTTCACACCCCTGAGATACCTGGTGGAGTTGCACCTACACCACAATCCTTGGAACTGTGATTGTGATATTCTGTGGCTGGCTTGGTGGCTTCGGGAGTATATCCCAACCAATTCCACCTGCTGTGGCCGCTGTCATGCTCCCATGCACATGCGAGGCCGCTACCTGGTAGAGGtggaccaggctgcctttcagtGCTCTGCCCCTTTCATCATGGATGCACCCCGGGACCTCAATATCTCTGAGGATCGGATGGCAGAACTGAAGTGTCGGACTCCCCCTATGTCCTCTGTGAAGTGGTTGCTGCCCAATGGGACAGTGCTCAGCCACGCCTCCCGGCATCCCCGGATCTCTGTTCTCAATGATGGCACCTTGAACTTTTCTCGTGTGCTGCTCATAGACACTGGAGTATACACATGCATGGTGACCAATGTGGCAGGCAACTCCAATGCCTCGGCCTACCTCAATGTGAGCTCGGCCGAGCTCAACACCCCCAACTTCAGCTTCTTCACCACTGTAACAGTGGAAACCACAGAGATATCACCTGAGGACATAACACGGAAGTACAAGCCTGTTCCCACCACATCCACTGGTTACCAGCCGGCATATACCACCTCTACCACGGTGCTCATTCAGACCACCCGTGTGCCCAAGCAGGTGCCAGTACCCTCCACAGATACCACTGACAAGATGCAGACCAGCCTGGATGAAGTCATGAAGACCACCAAGATCATCATTGGCTGCTTTGTGGCAGTGACTCTCCTAGCTGCTGCCATGTTGATTGTCTTCTATAAACTTCGCAAGCGGCACCAGCAGCGGAGTACAGTCACAGCTGCCAGGACAGTAGAGATTATCCAGGTGGATGAAGACATCCCAGCAGCAGCAcctgcagcagcaacagcagctccGTCCGGTGTATCAGGTGAGGGGGCAGTAGTGTTGCCCACAATACATGACCATATTAACTACAACACCTACAAACCAGCACATGGGGCCCACTGGACAGAAAACAGCCTGGGGAACTCTCTGCACCCCACAGTCACCACTATCTCTGAACCTTATATAATTCAGACCCATACCAAGGACAAGGTACAGGAAACTCAAATATGA